One genomic segment of Oncorhynchus mykiss isolate Arlee chromosome 10, USDA_OmykA_1.1, whole genome shotgun sequence includes these proteins:
- the LOC118936809 gene encoding NLR family CARD domain-containing protein 3-like — translation MSLSGEREEETTASKMSLSGEREEGTTDSKMTQDTSSKCVQKPRAESPTTSLLSMKSDQPPAFSQEPLPDDNKEVESLDSEDVLKITHNLLDRRSQTLLIVQHDIKAKLKHKYQHISEGIGHHGNQCLFKDIYTDLYITEGGSGGLNNEHEVRQIEMASKKQTTQETPIKCNDIFKPLPGQDKPIRTVLTKGIAGIGKTVSVQKVILDWAEGKANQDVHFMFPLPFRDLNLKKDQYSLMQLLSHYFPELKEIDSIEDGETKTVFIFDGLDECRLPLDFKNNEKCCDVTKPTSVDVLLTNLIKGNLLPSALLWITSRPAAANQIPPECVDQMTEVRGFNDPQKKEYFRKKITDQKLANEIIKHMKTSRSLHIMCHMPVFCWISATVLEMMLKEAEKDEVPKTLTQMYSHFILIQIIAKNKKYHKATETNPKEMSQSDKAMILKLAKLAFQQLLKGNLIFYEEDLRECGLDVTEASEYSALCAEIFKEESGLYQDKVYSFVHLSIQEFLAAVHALESCLDKKENVFSPKAVPTDDEEEEESIQLSDLHRRAVDQALKSENGHLDLFLRFLLGLSLESNQNLLRGLLTQTGSTTQTNEETVKRTVRYLSDKINQESSPERIINLFHCLNELGANSLVEDMQTSLHSGTLSETRLKPDQCSALAYLLLMSEEVLEEFDLKTYNTSEKGYQRLLPVVRTCKRAL, via the exons TGTCCAGAAGCCCAGAGCAGAGTCACCTACAACCAGCCTGCTATCAATGAAGAGTGATCAGCCACCTGCTTTCAGCCAGGAACCATTACCAGATGACAATAAGGAAGTGGAGAGTTTGGACAGTGAGGATGTATTAAAGATCACACACAACCTTCTGGACAGAAGAA GTCAAACTCTGCTGATAGTCCAACATGACATTAAGGCTAAACTGAAACACAAGTATCAACACATATCTGAAGGAATTGGACACCATGGAAATCAATGTTTGTTCAAAGACATCTACACAGACctctacatcacagagggtggaaGTGGAGGGctcaataatgaacatgaggttAGACAGATAGAGATGGCATCCAAGAAACAAACCACACAAGAGACACCAATCAAATGCAACGACATCTTCAAGCCTTTACCTGGACAAGACAAACCAATCAGAACTGTGCTGACCAAAGGAAtcgctggcattggaaaaacagtctctgtgcagaagGTCATCCTTGACTGGGCAGAGGGAAAAGCAAATCAGGACGTTCATTTCATGTTTCCTCTTCCTTTCCGTGATCTGAACCTGAAAAAGGACCAATACAGTCTGATGCAACTTCTTTCCCACTACTTCCCAGAGCTGAAAGAGATTGACAGCATTGAAGATGGTGAAACCAAAACTGTTTTCATttttgatggtctggatgagtgtCGACTTCCTCTAGACTTCAAAAACAATGAGAAGTGCTGTGATGTCACGAAGCCAACCTCAGTGGACGTGCTGCTGACAAACCTCATCAAGGGGAATTTGCTTCCCTCTGCTCTACTCTGGATAACTTCACGACCTGCAGCAGCCAATCAGATCCCTCCTGAGTGTGTTGACCAGAtgacagaggtacgagggttcaatgaTCCACAGAAGAAGGAGTACTTCAGGAAGAAAATCACAGATCAGAAACTGGCCAATGAAATCATCAAACACATGaagacatcaaggagcctccacatcatgtgccacatgCCAGTCTTCTGTTGGATATCAGCCACTGTCCTTGAGATGATGCTGAAAGAGGCAGAGAAGGATGAAGTCCCCAAAACTCTGACCCAGATGTACTCACACTTCATTCTCATCCAAATCATTGCGAAGAACAAGAAGTACCACAAAGCCACAGAGACGAACCCAAAGGAAATGTCTCAGTCAGACAAAGCGATGATCCTGAAACTGGCAAAGCTGGCTTTCCAACAGCTGCTGAAGGGCAACCTGATCTTCTATGAGGAGGACCTGAGAGAGTGTGGCCTTGATGTCACAGAGGCATCAGAGTACTCAGCATTGTGTGCAGAGATCTTTAAAGAGGAATCTGGGCTGTACCAAGACAAGGTCTACAGCTTTGTGcatctgagcattcaggagtttctAGCAGCAGTGCATGCTTTAGAATCATGTCTGGACAAGAAGGAAAATGTTTTCTCCCCCAAAGCAGTCCCTACtgatgatgaagaagaggaggagtcaATCCAGTTGTCTGACTTACACAGGAGAGCAGTGGACCAGGCCTTGAAGAGTGAGAATGGACACCTGGACTTgttcctccgcttccttctgggtctctcactggagtccaatcagaatCTGTTACGAGGCCTTCTGACACAGACAGGAAGTACAACACAGACCAATGAGGAAACAGTTAAAAGAACAGTCAGGTACCTTTCAGACAAGATCAACCAGGAATCCTCACCAGAAAGGATCATCAACttgttccactgtctgaatgaacttGGTGCCAATTCTCTAGTTGAAGACATGCAGACCTCCCTGCATTCAGGAACTCTTTCAGAAACAAGACTAAAACCTGACCAATGTTCAGCCCTGGCCTACCTGTTACTGATGTcagaggaggtgctggaggagTTTGACCTGAAGACATACAACACATCAGAGAAAGGTTATCAGAGGTTGCTGCCGGTAGTGAGAACCTGTAAGAGAGCACTGTAA